The genomic stretch CGGATCGAGTCGACAACCCAATCTGCCTTTGAGAGATCTTGCGCGCCGGAGTGCATATTTTGAAATCCAATGCACATCATTCCGGCGCGTTTGGCCGCGATCACTCCGTGGTGTGCGTCCTCAATGACCACGCAGTTGCTTGGCGCAATGCCAAGAAGGCTGGCGGCTTTCAGGTAAATGTCGGGTGCAGGTTTGCCCAAAGGAACTTCTTCTCCACTGACGATCGCGCGAAACGCATGCAGGATCTCAAATTTTTCGAGCACGGCCTCGATCAATGCGCGGGGGGATGAAGACGCCAGACCGAATGGAATGTCGCGTGCAAGCAATTCATTGATCAATTCACGGATGCCAAAGATTGGCTCAAGCGGCGTTTCGCGGATCAGTTGAACCTTGTGCACACGCTGTTCTTCCAGGATTGCGTCGAGGTTGATGCTCAGTTGGTGCTCTTCTGCGATGCGTTTCCAGATATCGGGATTCCTCATGCCTACAAACTGCTCCATGTATTCAGGGCCTTCATGGACGCCGAGTCGCTTTAAAAATTCCTCATCGACTGCGAAGTGAATCGGTTCGCTGTCGATAATCACGCCATCCATGTCAAAAATCAAAGCCTTCATCAAAAATCATCCACGC from Ferroacidibacillus organovorans encodes the following:
- a CDS encoding HAD family hydrolase, yielding MKALIFDMDGVIIDSEPIHFAVDEEFLKRLGVHEGPEYMEQFVGMRNPDIWKRIAEEHQLSINLDAILEEQRVHKVQLIRETPLEPIFGIRELINELLARDIPFGLASSSPRALIEAVLEKFEILHAFRAIVSGEEVPLGKPAPDIYLKAASLLGIAPSNCVVIEDAHHGVIAAKRAGMMCIGFQNMHSGAQDLSKADWVVDSIREVTVSRIMERMGAH